The following are encoded together in the Flavobacteriales bacterium genome:
- a CDS encoding ABC transporter permease subunit — protein MSALPHIIRKEFRQISRNKVMIPLLFLMPIVQLIVLSYAADFEVKNVNMAIVDLDKSVTSQRLINKFTSSGYFSLVGSFSNAEEAMLELEKDETDMILCVPKDLDADLSDMQPVKVQLLLNAVNNQKAGIASNYSMQVINAFNADRFKNISLPAGIAPLTVDIRESYWYNSDLNYKVFMVPGILAILVTMLTAFLSSINIIREREMGTIEQLNVTPITKFEFILGKIIPFWIIGMFVMSFGLVIAYLLFGITTAGSVLTLYAFLAIYLIAILGIGILISTITETQQQAMFVTWFFLVIFLLLSGLFTPVDSIPEWAKIFNLFNPIKYFVEVMRMVMLKASTFSDIQHHFMVMCGFAVAYNLLAVRSYRKTSG, from the coding sequence ATGAGTGCGCTGCCACATATCATCCGCAAGGAATTCCGCCAGATCAGTCGGAACAAGGTGATGATCCCGCTGCTGTTTCTGATGCCGATCGTGCAGCTAATTGTGCTGAGCTACGCAGCCGATTTTGAAGTGAAGAATGTCAACATGGCGATTGTCGATCTTGACAAAAGTGTCACTTCGCAACGGCTCATCAACAAGTTCACTTCGTCTGGTTATTTCAGTCTTGTTGGGAGTTTTTCGAATGCGGAAGAAGCGATGCTTGAACTCGAGAAGGACGAAACGGACATGATCCTTTGCGTTCCGAAAGACCTTGATGCCGACCTGAGCGATATGCAGCCTGTGAAGGTGCAACTGCTACTCAACGCGGTGAACAACCAGAAAGCAGGAATTGCCAGCAATTATAGCATGCAAGTGATCAATGCGTTCAATGCTGACCGTTTCAAGAACATTTCGCTCCCTGCGGGAATCGCACCGCTTACAGTTGACATCCGAGAATCGTACTGGTACAACAGCGATCTGAATTACAAAGTGTTTATGGTGCCCGGCATTCTGGCCATTCTGGTAACGATGCTCACGGCTTTTCTCAGCAGCATCAACATCATCCGCGAACGCGAAATGGGTACCATCGAGCAGCTCAACGTCACGCCTATCACCAAGTTTGAATTCATTCTTGGAAAGATCATTCCGTTCTGGATCATCGGCATGTTCGTAATGAGTTTCGGGTTGGTAATCGCCTACCTTTTGTTCGGAATCACAACCGCAGGAAGCGTGCTAACGCTTTACGCCTTCCTTGCCATCTACCTGATTGCCATTCTCGGTATCGGCATTCTCATCAGCACCATTACCGAAACACAACAACAGGCCATGTTCGTTACGTGGTTCTTCTTGGTGATCTTCCTGCTGCTCAGCGGCCTGTTCACACCCGTTGACAGCATCCCAGAATGGGCGAAGATCTTCAACCTCTTCAACCCGATCAAGTACTTCGTGGAAGTGATGCGGATGGTGATGCTCAAAGCCAGCACGTTCTCCGATATCCAACATCATTTTATGGTGATGTGCGGTTTTGCCGTGGCCTACAACTTGCTTGCTGTGAGAAGCTA
- a CDS encoding ABC transporter permease subunit — MKQYLAFVKKEFRHILRDKRTLLILFGMPIAQILIFGFALNNEVENAGVAIYDMAGDYESELLQQRIENSEQFFIEAECENTDCIEDAFRQNRARLGIIIPAHFGQDLLNGEKPQIKIVSDASDPNQAQVLTSYATAIILTHVKGRANVVQEAPLVSAIPRMIFNPELKAVYMFVPGVMGLILLLVGAMMTSLTIAREKELGTMELLLVSPLHSWHIIFGKVTPYWLLSFTNAMIIVSLGIIVFDMPMNGSVALLIGSCLLFSLTALALGIFISSRANSQMVAMFASMMGLLLPTILLSGFIFPIENMPLVLQVVSNIIPAKWFIMLIKGLMIKGSGMNVIWKPVAVLTFIMLFLAVAATKSVKPRLNG; from the coding sequence ATGAAGCAGTACCTCGCCTTCGTGAAGAAAGAATTTCGGCACATTCTGCGCGACAAACGCACGCTGCTGATCCTGTTCGGAATGCCTATTGCGCAAATTCTGATCTTCGGTTTTGCGCTGAACAATGAGGTCGAAAATGCGGGCGTGGCGATCTATGACATGGCGGGCGATTACGAGAGCGAATTGCTTCAGCAGCGCATCGAGAATTCAGAGCAGTTCTTTATTGAGGCGGAGTGTGAGAACACGGATTGCATCGAAGATGCATTTCGCCAGAACAGAGCGCGATTGGGAATTATCATTCCTGCGCATTTCGGGCAAGACCTTCTGAATGGCGAAAAACCACAGATCAAGATTGTCAGCGATGCCAGCGACCCGAACCAAGCGCAGGTACTCACATCGTACGCCACTGCCATCATTCTCACACATGTAAAAGGTCGCGCCAACGTTGTTCAGGAAGCACCGCTGGTTTCGGCCATTCCGCGTATGATCTTCAATCCCGAACTGAAAGCGGTTTACATGTTCGTTCCAGGTGTGATGGGATTGATTCTGCTGCTGGTCGGTGCGATGATGACCTCTCTCACCATCGCCCGTGAAAAGGAACTCGGAACGATGGAACTTTTATTGGTTTCACCGCTGCATTCGTGGCACATCATTTTCGGAAAGGTCACGCCTTATTGGCTGCTCAGTTTCACCAACGCGATGATCATCGTTTCGCTCGGAATTATCGTTTTCGATATGCCGATGAACGGTTCGGTGGCGCTGTTGATAGGTAGTTGTCTACTGTTCAGCCTTACCGCGCTGGCTTTGGGAATTTTCATTTCATCGCGCGCCAATTCGCAGATGGTGGCCATGTTCGCTTCCATGATGGGGCTGTTACTTCCGACCATCCTCCTCAGCGGCTTCATTTTCCCGATTGAGAACATGCCGCTGGTGCTTCAAGTGGTATCCAATATCATTCCTGCCAAGTGGTTCATCATGCTTATCAAAGGGCTGATGATCAAAGGTTCGGGCATGAATGTGATCTGGAAACCCGTGGCCGTGCTCACATTCATCATGCTGTTTCTGGCCGTGGCCGCCACAAAAAGCGTCAAACCAAGATTGAACGGATGA